A single window of Ananas comosus cultivar F153 linkage group 17, ASM154086v1, whole genome shotgun sequence DNA harbors:
- the LOC109723128 gene encoding ACT domain-containing protein ACR4-like isoform X3, which translates to MDCGSLADIDDEYEKLVIGMNPPRVTVDNNSSRRATLVKVDSANKNGSLLEVVQALIDLNLTVSRAYITSDGDWFMDVFHVVDQDGNKLYNNEVIDRIQQAQNMR; encoded by the exons ATGGACTGTGGGTCTTTAGCGGACATTGATGACGAGTATGAGAAGCTTGTGATCGGCATGAACCCGCCAAG GGTCACTGTGGATAACAATTCCAGCAGGAGAGCTACTCTAGTGAAG GTGGATAGTGCTAATAAAAATGGGAGCTTGTTGGAGGTTGTGCAGGCCCTGATTGATCTTAACCTCACTGTGAGCAGAGCATACATTACTTCTGATGGAGACTGGTTCATGGATG TGTTCCATGTTGTTGATCAAGATGGGAATAAGCTCTACAACAATGAAGTTATCGATCGAATTCAACAG